In Sphingobacterium sp. PCS056, the following proteins share a genomic window:
- a CDS encoding DUF1080 domain-containing protein, with protein MNKIFQISGIFCLSLMSTLTYAQTKFQPEDTEFYTPTLRTVTTAANQAPSDAIVLFDGANLNQWVSSKNTSQQAPWQVKNGVLISTPHTGDIQTKQNFEDFQLHVEWKSPEVIKGQGQGRGNSGIFLQGHYEIQVLDNNNNPTYVNGQAGSVYKQQPPLVTAVKPAGEWHTYDILYTAPRFNTDGVLIKKGMVTLLHNGVVVQYNTQIEGTTEYIGMPKRLVHGPGPIVLQDHGDLVNFRNIWIRPL; from the coding sequence ATGAACAAGATATTCCAGATCAGCGGTATTTTTTGCTTGAGTTTAATGAGTACATTAACGTACGCTCAAACCAAATTTCAACCTGAAGATACCGAATTTTACACGCCTACGCTACGCACGGTCACGACTGCTGCTAATCAAGCCCCTTCAGATGCTATTGTTCTTTTCGATGGCGCTAACCTGAACCAATGGGTGAGTTCTAAAAATACAAGTCAACAGGCACCTTGGCAAGTCAAAAATGGGGTTTTGATATCTACTCCACATACGGGAGATATCCAGACCAAACAGAACTTTGAAGATTTTCAATTACATGTCGAATGGAAAAGCCCAGAAGTAATTAAAGGCCAAGGGCAAGGACGTGGAAATAGTGGTATATTTTTACAGGGTCATTATGAAATTCAAGTTTTGGACAATAACAACAATCCTACTTACGTCAATGGTCAGGCGGGCTCCGTTTACAAGCAACAACCTCCTCTTGTGACTGCTGTCAAACCGGCTGGCGAATGGCATACGTATGATATCTTATATACCGCTCCTCGTTTTAATACGGATGGTGTTCTGATCAAGAAGGGTATGGTGACATTGCTACATAACGGAGTTGTAGTACAATATAATACACAGATCGAGGGTACTACAGAATATATCGGCATGCCAAAAAGGTTGGTGCATGGTCCAGGTCCAATTGTACTACAAGATCACGGTGATCTCGTCAACTTTAGAAACATATGGATCAGACCGCTCTAA
- a CDS encoding SusC/RagA family TonB-linked outer membrane protein translates to MKKFLIIAMLLLGFTCSLLAQEIVEITGVVTDAQKQPLIGVSIFVTDSPGLGTVTDSNGRYKIKVERYKRLTFSYIGYIKQDVLIKDVFAINMTLEKSETSVLDEVVITGTGTQKQLTSTGAVSSVNVNDLKSNPTSSLSNALAGNVPGVMAMMQSGQPGKNISEFWIRGISTFGGGTGALVLVDNIERNINDINIEDIESFSVLKDAAVTAIYGSRGANGVILITTKRGKEGKININFKDETIYNTRTITPQFEDGVTYANLLNESRITRNQAPIYQPEELEILRLGLDPDLYPNVDWQDLLLKDGAMTYRANLNMSGGGPTARYFASGSYVEEGGMYKIDETLRNDYNTNANFKRWNYRLNTDFNITKTTVAKVGVAGSLDKRNSPGMGDDDFWGVLFGYSPIRTPVMYSNGYVPAIGTGNQTNPWVVATQTGFNENWTNSIQTNVSIEQNFDFITKGLRARGIVGFDTNNKSNISRRKWPEQWRAERARDENGNLIFTHVSNPSEMFQMSSAEGERREFLDLMFNYDRSFGHHNIGGVIRFTRDALVNTVNIGGDIKNGISRRNQALAGRVTYNWKNRYITDFNFGYTGSENFAIGQQYGFFPAVSAAWNISEEPFIKENLDWVNMFKIRYSWGRVGNDQLRVNGNQERFPYLYTIEEIWRRNSDGSFALDGAGNRIPDGGYQWADYGFNRYYQGMKYAQVASPYVTWEMATKQNLGFDISLFKDKIIANLDFFDEERTGIYMERRFLPAIVGLESTPRANVGAVQSRGFDGRFEYKQTLGAFHITARSNITYSKNVILEKDEENNVYGYQNERGFRVDQAKGLVALGLFKDYDDIRNSPTQTFGNYQPGDLKYKDINGDGVIDDGDRVPIGATRRPNLIYGIGASVSWKSIDLNVHFQGAGKSTFSTYGKTVYAFSEGEWGQVMKGVMGDNRWISADISGDPATENPNASYPRLSYGQNPNNFRESTYWLRNGQYLRLKTLDIGYSIPKSLANQIKTNNIRIFFVGSNLLTWSKFKLWDPELASPRGEDYPLPKSFTLGINVNL, encoded by the coding sequence ATGAAAAAATTTTTAATAATAGCGATGTTATTGCTCGGCTTTACCTGTAGTCTGTTGGCTCAAGAGATTGTCGAGATAACCGGTGTCGTCACTGATGCCCAAAAACAACCCTTAATAGGAGTGAGTATTTTTGTAACCGATTCACCTGGATTAGGTACGGTTACAGATAGCAATGGTCGGTATAAAATCAAAGTAGAAAGATATAAACGATTGACATTTTCGTATATCGGATATATCAAACAAGACGTGCTGATCAAAGATGTTTTTGCTATAAATATGACACTGGAAAAATCAGAAACCAGCGTGCTGGATGAAGTTGTGATAACAGGAACAGGTACCCAAAAACAATTGACCTCTACAGGAGCTGTCAGTAGTGTAAATGTCAATGACTTAAAGTCCAATCCCACTTCGAGCCTTTCTAATGCATTAGCAGGAAATGTACCAGGGGTAATGGCCATGATGCAATCTGGACAACCAGGCAAAAATATTTCCGAATTCTGGATTCGTGGTATTTCCACGTTTGGCGGTGGCACAGGTGCTTTGGTTTTAGTGGATAATATTGAGCGTAATATCAACGATATCAATATTGAAGATATCGAATCCTTTTCCGTATTGAAAGATGCTGCCGTAACCGCAATATATGGTTCCAGAGGAGCAAATGGAGTAATTCTGATCACGACTAAACGAGGTAAAGAGGGGAAAATCAATATCAATTTTAAAGATGAAACCATTTATAATACCCGTACGATCACCCCTCAATTTGAAGATGGTGTTACCTACGCTAATCTTTTAAATGAATCGCGTATCACCCGTAATCAGGCACCCATTTATCAGCCTGAGGAATTAGAAATTTTACGATTGGGCTTGGATCCAGATTTATATCCAAATGTAGATTGGCAAGATCTGTTGCTCAAAGATGGTGCGATGACCTATAGAGCCAATCTCAATATGAGCGGTGGTGGACCCACAGCGCGTTATTTTGCTTCAGGTAGTTATGTTGAAGAAGGTGGGATGTATAAGATCGATGAAACCTTGCGCAATGATTATAACACCAATGCAAACTTTAAACGCTGGAACTATCGTTTGAATACCGACTTTAATATCACCAAAACAACGGTCGCTAAAGTTGGTGTCGCAGGATCTCTAGACAAACGAAACAGTCCCGGCATGGGCGATGATGACTTCTGGGGTGTACTGTTTGGATATTCACCCATCCGTACCCCAGTGATGTATTCCAATGGCTATGTACCTGCTATAGGCACTGGTAACCAAACGAATCCATGGGTAGTCGCCACGCAGACCGGTTTTAATGAAAATTGGACCAATAGTATTCAGACCAATGTTTCCATCGAACAAAATTTCGATTTTATTACCAAAGGACTTCGGGCCAGAGGGATAGTCGGATTTGATACCAACAATAAAAGCAATATATCTCGCCGTAAATGGCCTGAGCAGTGGCGTGCCGAACGTGCGCGTGATGAAAATGGGAACCTCATTTTTACGCATGTGTCCAATCCCAGCGAAATGTTTCAAATGAGTAGTGCAGAAGGTGAAAGACGTGAATTTCTGGATTTAATGTTCAACTATGACCGGAGCTTTGGTCACCATAATATTGGCGGAGTGATTCGATTTACACGAGACGCATTGGTCAATACTGTAAACATCGGTGGCGATATCAAAAATGGAATTTCCAGACGCAATCAGGCGTTAGCAGGGAGGGTCACCTATAACTGGAAAAATAGATACATCACCGATTTCAATTTTGGTTACACCGGTTCTGAAAATTTCGCTATTGGACAGCAGTATGGTTTTTTTCCAGCAGTTTCTGCGGCCTGGAATATATCAGAAGAACCCTTCATCAAGGAAAACTTGGATTGGGTCAATATGTTTAAGATCCGTTATTCGTGGGGTCGTGTCGGCAATGATCAACTGAGAGTTAATGGCAATCAGGAGCGATTCCCTTATTTATACACTATTGAAGAGATCTGGCGCAGGAATAGTGACGGAAGCTTTGCTTTAGATGGTGCAGGCAACAGGATCCCAGATGGAGGCTATCAATGGGCTGACTATGGGTTCAATAGATACTATCAAGGAATGAAATATGCACAAGTAGCCTCACCTTATGTGACATGGGAAATGGCAACAAAACAAAATCTAGGATTCGATATCTCCCTATTTAAAGATAAGATTATTGCCAACCTTGATTTCTTCGATGAAGAGCGTACAGGAATCTATATGGAACGTAGATTTTTACCTGCGATCGTGGGGCTGGAGAGTACACCCCGAGCCAATGTAGGTGCGGTGCAGTCACGAGGATTCGACGGAAGATTTGAGTATAAGCAAACTCTTGGAGCATTCCATATTACCGCAAGAAGTAACATCACCTACAGCAAAAATGTCATTTTGGAGAAAGACGAAGAGAATAATGTATATGGTTATCAGAATGAACGCGGTTTTCGTGTCGATCAAGCTAAAGGATTAGTGGCCTTAGGTCTTTTCAAGGATTATGATGATATCCGCAACAGTCCGACCCAAACTTTCGGAAATTATCAGCCCGGAGACTTGAAATATAAGGACATCAATGGCGATGGAGTGATTGATGATGGCGACCGCGTGCCTATTGGCGCTACCAGAAGGCCAAATTTGATTTATGGTATCGGTGCTTCGGTCAGTTGGAAATCAATTGATCTGAATGTACATTTTCAAGGAGCAGGAAAATCTACTTTTTCCACCTACGGAAAGACCGTATATGCATTTAGTGAAGGGGAGTGGGGCCAAGTGATGAAAGGAGTAATGGGCGATAACCGTTGGATTTCTGCAGATATCTCTGGAGATCCAGCTACTGAAAACCCCAATGCCTCTTATCCACGTTTAAGTTATGGTCAAAACCCAAATAACTTTAGGGAGTCTACCTATTGGCTTAGAAACGGTCAATACCTTCGTCTCAAAACATTGGATATCGGTTACTCCATACCCAAGTCATTGGCTAATCAAATCAAGACCAATAACATCCGTATCTTTTTTGTTGGAAGCAATTTGCTGACTTGGTCAAAATTTAAGCTTTGGGATCCTGAACTTGCCAGCCCAAGAGGAGAAGACTATCCGCTGCCTAAATCATTTACGTTAGGTATCAATGTTAACTTATAA
- a CDS encoding IPT/TIG domain-containing protein: MITNQFIKSNRWFLSTLLWAFMVLSFGLVGCKDDNKNVIETIPFDPSKPVVVSDFSPKSGGMGQRLVIYGQNFGNDPTHVHVLIGGKEAKVISVLGESLYCLVPRQAFHGDIEVRVGDPAQQVVGKSAKPFDYQRKMVVSTVIGYRNSRGDEPWRDGKFKDADQSKMASGFWEPSFMKFDPVNPKHLWMTFDNNNGLYLINFEDSTVTKKRSDFDRPRSIDFTIDHKYMIIAEDRGGENDRATYRLSRDRQWQDREVLTTYRQCNGASVHPVNGEMYFNSYEKGQFFRFDLNKYFNQGLGVKDFEQLFVVHDPQWEYKILIHPTGNYAYIVVINQHYILRVDYNWDKKQFNQPYLVCGQLRGAGYEDAVGSSARLRNPYQGVFVKNPKYVADGKTDEYDFYFTDQQNHAIRILKPDGSVTTFAGRGSSSINANPYGYVDGDLRQEARFDRPSGIAYNEAEGAFYIGDQSNRRIRKIALEEMDQSINE, encoded by the coding sequence ATGATAACTAACCAATTTATTAAAAGCAATAGGTGGTTCCTCAGCACTCTGCTATGGGCATTTATGGTCCTTAGTTTTGGATTAGTGGGCTGTAAGGATGATAATAAGAACGTCATCGAGACCATACCCTTTGATCCATCTAAACCTGTCGTGGTATCCGATTTTAGTCCTAAATCGGGAGGTATGGGGCAACGCCTCGTGATCTATGGGCAAAATTTTGGAAATGACCCGACCCATGTACACGTACTTATTGGCGGAAAAGAGGCAAAAGTAATCAGTGTACTCGGAGAGTCACTCTACTGCCTAGTTCCAAGACAAGCCTTTCATGGCGACATTGAGGTCCGGGTCGGAGATCCAGCTCAACAGGTTGTAGGCAAATCTGCAAAACCTTTTGACTATCAACGCAAAATGGTTGTGTCTACCGTGATAGGGTACCGAAACTCACGTGGTGATGAACCATGGAGGGACGGGAAATTTAAAGATGCCGACCAAAGTAAAATGGCGAGTGGATTCTGGGAGCCTTCTTTTATGAAATTTGATCCCGTCAATCCCAAGCATCTTTGGATGACATTTGACAACAATAATGGACTTTACTTGATCAATTTTGAGGATAGTACCGTAACCAAAAAGCGTTCAGATTTTGACCGTCCCCGTAGTATCGATTTTACGATTGATCATAAATACATGATTATAGCAGAAGACCGCGGTGGAGAAAATGACCGTGCGACGTACAGATTGTCGCGTGATCGACAATGGCAGGATAGAGAAGTACTCACCACCTATCGGCAGTGCAATGGAGCCTCTGTTCATCCCGTTAATGGAGAAATGTACTTCAATAGCTACGAGAAGGGACAATTTTTTCGCTTCGATCTCAATAAATATTTTAATCAAGGACTCGGTGTCAAAGATTTTGAACAGTTATTTGTCGTTCACGATCCGCAATGGGAATATAAGATTTTGATCCATCCGACAGGCAACTACGCATACATTGTGGTCATCAACCAGCACTATATTCTTCGTGTGGATTACAATTGGGACAAAAAACAATTCAATCAACCGTATTTGGTTTGTGGACAACTTAGAGGAGCAGGTTATGAAGATGCGGTAGGTTCATCTGCCCGACTGAGAAATCCTTATCAGGGAGTCTTTGTCAAAAATCCAAAATATGTCGCTGATGGCAAAACCGATGAATATGATTTCTATTTTACAGATCAACAGAATCATGCTATCCGTATCCTGAAACCAGATGGGAGTGTGACCACTTTTGCAGGACGAGGTAGTTCCAGTATAAATGCTAATCCATATGGTTATGTGGATGGAGATCTGAGGCAGGAAGCACGTTTTGACAGACCTTCCGGTATCGCTTATAATGAAGCCGAAGGTGCATTTTACATTGGAGATCAATCAAATCGCCGAATACGTAAAATAGCACTTGAAGAAATGGATCAAAGTATTAACGAATAA
- a CDS encoding DUF4973 domain-containing protein: MKKIYIQLLLLAILLVFSRCNDEWKDEQFENFVSFKAPLTSEGVSNIYVRYKGDQKTTFMLPMIVSGSTINDQNMTVQIRVDTDTLKVLNYERFQNRADFYYRELTSQYFSMAPTVHIKSGESTALMPIDFTLKNIDMVDKWVLPLTIVDDPSNSYQVNPRKHYRKALLRIYPFNNYSGTYSGTALKTNMEGYENETPIVKSEIRSYVVDENTIFFYAGNIDEERQDRGKYKIYATFNETGGVSFHADNPNINFKVNKDASYTISEQKDAVRPYLLHRYIAINNIDYQFTDYTMVPNVDIKYKVTGSLILQRRLNTEIPDEDQSIEW, from the coding sequence ATGAAGAAAATATATATACAACTCTTGCTACTCGCTATACTGCTCGTATTTAGCCGATGCAATGATGAGTGGAAAGATGAACAATTTGAAAATTTTGTTTCATTTAAGGCCCCTTTGACAAGTGAAGGTGTCTCTAATATCTATGTGCGGTATAAAGGAGATCAGAAGACGACTTTCATGTTGCCGATGATCGTTAGTGGATCGACCATCAATGATCAAAATATGACCGTTCAAATTCGTGTAGATACCGATACATTGAAAGTGCTAAATTATGAACGCTTTCAAAATAGAGCGGATTTTTATTATCGCGAGCTCACCAGTCAATACTTTTCCATGGCTCCAACAGTCCATATAAAATCAGGTGAAAGCACTGCTTTAATGCCGATCGACTTTACGCTCAAGAATATTGATATGGTCGATAAATGGGTGCTCCCGCTAACCATCGTGGATGATCCCTCCAACAGTTATCAAGTTAATCCAAGAAAGCACTACCGAAAAGCCTTATTGCGGATCTACCCCTTTAACAATTACTCAGGAACTTATAGCGGAACTGCATTAAAAACAAATATGGAGGGCTATGAAAATGAAACGCCAATCGTTAAAAGTGAAATTCGCAGTTATGTAGTTGATGAAAATACCATTTTCTTTTACGCAGGAAATATCGATGAGGAACGACAAGATCGGGGTAAATATAAAATTTATGCCACTTTTAATGAAACTGGTGGGGTGAGCTTTCATGCTGATAATCCCAATATCAATTTTAAAGTGAATAAAGATGCTAGCTATACGATTTCAGAACAGAAGGATGCGGTACGCCCTTATCTATTGCATCGCTACATCGCCATCAATAATATCGACTATCAATTTACCGATTATACCATGGTTCCAAATGTTGATATTAAATATAAAGTAACGGGTTCATTGATTTTACAGCGCCGATTGAATACCGAGATTCCTGACGAAGATCAGTCAATCGAATGGTAA
- a CDS encoding RagB/SusD family nutrient uptake outer membrane protein, which produces MQKKIYSMVLLVLCTSIISSCKKNYLESDQYFKDRITIEKVFKSKVYTEEWLAHVFEELKGENVDVASKGLTPHNFADDMYYGDRDRDFDPSKNELSYNMFKMGLYTENDKQSSWTQCYRGIRNATTFIHHVYMNTEMTAAEIEDYRGQARFGRAYLYWLLLRKYGPIPLLPDQGIDYTESYDQIATARSTYEECATFIADELLLAAKEMEKLGMNRGQDGSARPSCGAALATRAKVLLYAASPLANGNTSSFASRLIDDTGKKLLSADYQEEKWAKAAAAARDVIELGVYRLYWVPIQQTGDDATVVPPKDNNFSEKNWPEGWANIDPAKSYAQVFDGTLQASGNPELIFTRGNNQDGESIAAMVIHQLPRSATGWNTHGLTQKLVDAYYMNDGKDAPGKDIEIGRGNGSNRLSGYVSADDYKSGKYKPLREGVSLQYANREPRFYASVAYNGSFWTLLNETLERNRNQQVFYYRDDTKGNGFNSSNAYWLRTGFGVKKFVHPSDTYEGGSAARVISKAEPAIRYADILLGYAEALNELSGSYNIPSWRGATYAISRDISQMQRGIHPVRIRGGVPDYPAPVYSSKVELRKALKRERFIELMGEGQRYYDLRRWMDAPIEEALPIYGCNILMNAQERDLFHRPVAVWTLKTTFADKMWFWPISHSELKRNKRLTQNPGWTYND; this is translated from the coding sequence ATGCAAAAGAAGATATATTCCATGGTATTATTGGTGCTATGCACCAGTATAATTTCCTCCTGTAAAAAAAATTACCTCGAATCTGATCAATACTTCAAAGATCGGATCACGATTGAAAAAGTCTTTAAAAGTAAAGTTTATACAGAAGAATGGTTAGCGCACGTTTTTGAAGAATTAAAGGGTGAGAATGTTGATGTTGCCAGTAAAGGACTGACACCGCATAATTTTGCCGATGATATGTACTATGGTGATCGGGATCGGGATTTTGACCCTTCAAAGAACGAGCTTTCTTATAACATGTTCAAAATGGGGCTTTATACTGAAAATGATAAACAAAGCAGTTGGACCCAGTGTTATCGAGGTATTCGCAATGCAACTACCTTTATTCATCATGTATATATGAATACAGAGATGACTGCAGCCGAGATTGAGGATTATCGGGGCCAAGCTCGTTTTGGCAGAGCCTATCTGTATTGGCTGCTCTTACGCAAATATGGTCCCATTCCCTTATTGCCCGATCAAGGAATCGATTATACAGAAAGCTATGACCAGATTGCTACAGCACGCAGTACTTATGAAGAGTGTGCGACATTCATCGCAGATGAGCTATTGCTTGCTGCAAAAGAAATGGAAAAATTGGGCATGAATCGTGGTCAAGATGGTTCCGCTCGTCCGAGTTGCGGGGCAGCATTGGCCACACGTGCCAAAGTCTTGCTCTATGCTGCCAGTCCGTTAGCAAATGGAAACACATCAAGTTTTGCATCCAGATTAATCGATGACACGGGCAAAAAGTTGCTGTCAGCTGATTATCAAGAAGAAAAATGGGCAAAGGCTGCAGCCGCAGCTAGAGATGTCATTGAGCTGGGCGTATATAGACTGTATTGGGTTCCGATTCAACAAACTGGCGACGATGCAACCGTTGTACCACCCAAAGACAATAATTTTTCAGAAAAAAATTGGCCAGAAGGTTGGGCAAATATCGATCCCGCCAAATCCTATGCGCAAGTGTTTGACGGTACCCTGCAAGCCTCCGGAAATCCGGAACTGATCTTCACAAGAGGTAACAATCAAGACGGTGAGAGTATTGCAGCTATGGTCATCCATCAGTTGCCGCGTTCTGCAACCGGATGGAATACCCATGGGCTCACGCAAAAGCTTGTCGATGCCTATTATATGAATGATGGGAAAGACGCTCCCGGTAAAGATATTGAGATCGGACGTGGTAATGGATCAAATCGTTTAAGCGGTTATGTATCAGCTGATGACTATAAATCAGGGAAATATAAGCCCTTGAGAGAAGGAGTTTCGTTACAATATGCCAATAGAGAGCCACGCTTCTATGCTTCTGTTGCTTACAATGGTAGCTTCTGGACCTTGCTCAATGAAACCTTGGAACGCAACCGCAATCAGCAAGTATTTTATTATCGTGATGATACCAAGGGCAATGGATTCAATTCTTCCAATGCCTATTGGTTAAGAACGGGTTTTGGAGTGAAAAAATTTGTTCATCCTAGTGATACCTACGAAGGTGGAAGTGCAGCCCGTGTCATTTCAAAAGCCGAACCGGCCATTCGTTACGCGGATATTTTGTTGGGCTATGCTGAGGCGTTAAATGAACTCAGTGGTTCCTACAATATTCCATCATGGCGAGGTGCAACGTATGCGATCAGTCGGGATATCAGCCAGATGCAGCGCGGTATTCATCCGGTTCGAATTCGGGGTGGTGTCCCTGATTATCCCGCTCCGGTATATAGCAGCAAAGTGGAGTTAAGAAAAGCACTAAAGCGGGAACGTTTTATTGAATTGATGGGAGAGGGCCAGCGCTACTACGATCTCCGTCGATGGATGGATGCGCCGATTGAAGAAGCTTTACCTATTTATGGCTGCAACATCTTGATGAATGCTCAGGAACGGGACCTCTTTCATAGACCCGTAGCCGTTTGGACACTTAAAACAACCTTTGCCGATAAAATGTGGTTTTGGCCGATCAGTCACAGTGAACTGAAACGTAACAAACGACTCACACAAAATCCGGGTTGGACTTACAATGATTAA
- a CDS encoding mechanosensitive ion channel family protein gives MKKIFASYCYLVFLGFFFLSPISLVRGQDSMHIRRDTLKADFVTQMGTFFKESSKKSLIDLEQDRAIIRQNKIFEEIKIISRQAGAFLKKGFDTVSLKLELDQIAAWHKLSQDGVFENKGSSQTSRNLTTTFNILNALQMEVKGYKRNVDHYQSQLVNYRLQIDSLTNDKSLFTLSHDSLELSLYLSRLKILAKEISPVNEKLSQNINGIQIVQNLVNLELLKLETDMDEIRYYQQQISDKSFAKEFASLWEKSKYDRPLEEIFHFSILKAKLLMAYYIKANWGKLMVLFISIGMVILYLFSLKNGIREQSGADAGNSMLLSAPICSGTAIALAIGQFLFTDPPFVFSTIILFTTALLITIIFRHHISKYWMVIWLSILTLYLLAAMDNFILQVSRPERWGMIIIAVFGTLIGVLALFFKKQHRTLQEQWILFPICLMVIMEVMSIALNIFGRLNIAKVLMVSGLLNVVVAIVFLWVIRLVNEGLTYASMIYKKQERRLFYINYNRVGKRAPVFFYTILIAGWFILFGRNFYEFKLLAEPFNELFYSEHQLGSYTFSLYNILIFFLIMFSATMLSKVVSFFASDPQWRNHDERKENKFHIGSWILLVRISIIVLGLFLAFAAVGIPVQQITLIIGALGVGVGFGLQTLVNNLVSGLIIAFEKPVNVDDLIEISGQSGKVKSIGFRSSVIATADGADLIMPNGDLLNSHVINWTLGGMRKRVHIRVEVQYGTDLEKVRTLLLDSMELDDQILKNPAPDIQFGEVSAQFVALEIYFWVKTIKDSGQVKSNLIATINKIFQANGIHLAVPAQDIYLKNPSS, from the coding sequence ATGAAAAAAATATTTGCATCCTATTGTTATCTTGTTTTTTTAGGCTTCTTTTTTTTATCACCAATCTCTCTGGTAAGAGGTCAGGACAGTATGCATATAAGACGAGATACGTTAAAGGCAGATTTTGTGACCCAGATGGGAACCTTTTTTAAAGAATCTTCAAAGAAAAGCTTGATAGATCTGGAACAAGATCGAGCAATCATTAGGCAGAATAAGATTTTTGAAGAAATCAAAATTATTTCGAGGCAGGCTGGCGCATTTTTGAAAAAGGGATTTGATACCGTTTCTCTAAAGTTGGAATTGGATCAGATTGCCGCTTGGCACAAATTATCTCAAGATGGGGTGTTTGAAAATAAAGGTTCCTCACAAACCTCTCGAAATTTAACAACGACTTTTAATATATTAAATGCGTTGCAAATGGAAGTTAAAGGTTATAAGCGAAATGTAGATCATTATCAATCACAGTTAGTCAATTATCGATTACAGATCGACTCGCTGACTAATGACAAATCGTTATTCACCCTATCCCACGATTCCTTGGAGTTAAGTTTGTATTTGAGCAGACTTAAGATATTGGCTAAAGAAATATCGCCTGTTAACGAAAAGCTCAGTCAAAATATTAATGGAATACAGATCGTACAAAACCTTGTCAATCTCGAACTTCTGAAATTGGAAACAGATATGGATGAAATTCGTTATTATCAGCAGCAGATTTCAGATAAAAGTTTTGCCAAAGAATTTGCTTCCCTTTGGGAAAAAAGTAAGTACGATCGTCCTCTCGAAGAAATATTTCATTTTTCCATCCTGAAAGCAAAGCTGCTCATGGCTTATTATATAAAAGCAAATTGGGGAAAGCTTATGGTTTTATTCATCAGTATTGGAATGGTGATTTTATACTTATTTTCATTAAAAAATGGAATAAGAGAGCAAAGTGGTGCTGATGCTGGAAATAGTATGTTGCTAAGTGCTCCAATTTGTTCGGGAACTGCTATCGCTTTAGCCATAGGGCAATTTTTATTTACCGATCCGCCCTTTGTGTTTTCAACCATTATTTTGTTTACTACCGCTTTATTGATCACTATTATTTTTCGTCATCATATCTCAAAATATTGGATGGTCATCTGGTTATCGATATTGACCCTCTATTTATTGGCAGCAATGGATAATTTTATCTTACAGGTCTCTCGTCCGGAACGTTGGGGAATGATCATCATAGCCGTATTTGGTACTCTGATAGGCGTATTGGCACTGTTTTTTAAAAAACAACATCGCACACTTCAGGAGCAATGGATTTTGTTTCCCATCTGTTTGATGGTGATTATGGAGGTGATGTCAATTGCTTTAAATATTTTTGGTCGGCTTAATATTGCGAAGGTCTTGATGGTTTCTGGTTTACTGAATGTCGTAGTTGCCATTGTTTTTCTTTGGGTGATACGTTTAGTAAACGAAGGATTAACCTATGCTTCTATGATCTATAAAAAGCAAGAAAGAAGATTATTCTATATCAATTATAATAGGGTAGGGAAACGGGCTCCCGTATTTTTTTATACCATCCTGATAGCAGGTTGGTTTATATTGTTTGGACGCAATTTTTATGAATTCAAATTACTTGCTGAACCATTTAATGAATTATTTTATAGTGAGCATCAATTAGGGAGTTATACATTTTCTCTATATAATATCCTCATTTTCTTTTTGATTATGTTCAGTGCAACCATGCTTTCAAAAGTGGTTTCTTTTTTTGCCTCAGATCCACAGTGGAGAAACCACGATGAAAGAAAGGAAAACAAGTTTCATATCGGAAGCTGGATCCTCTTGGTTAGGATCAGTATCATCGTATTGGGACTTTTCTTGGCTTTTGCTGCAGTTGGCATACCTGTGCAGCAAATTACGTTGATTATCGGCGCACTAGGAGTCGGTGTTGGATTTGGACTGCAAACACTTGTTAACAATTTAGTGAGCGGTCTTATTATTGCTTTTGAAAAACCAGTGAATGTCGATGATCTGATCGAAATTAGCGGACAGTCAGGTAAGGTCAAGTCGATCGGGTTTAGAAGCAGTGTCATTGCCACGGCCGATGGCGCAGACCTCATCATGCCCAATGGAGACTTATTAAATTCTCATGTGATCAACTGGACACTGGGTGGCATGAGGAAGCGTGTTCATATACGGGTGGAAGTGCAATATGGGACAGACTTGGAAAAGGTCAGGACATTATTATTAGATAGTATGGAGCTAGATGACCAGATCTTAAAAAATCCTGCGCCAGACATACAGTTCGGAGAAGTTTCTGCCCAATTTGTTGCCTTGGAAATCTATTTTTGGGTGAAAACGATAAAAGATTCGGGACAGGTGAAAAGTAATTTGATTGCTACTATCAACAAGATTTTTCAAGCAAATGGAATACATTTAGCGGTCCCTGCACAAGATATTTATTTGAAAAATCCGTCATCATGA